TTTAGTGGATTTGTCTTTCGAGTCCGAGAGGCAGGGCTGGCAAGAGAAAATCCTCTAGATATCTGGGCTCTGTATCGTATCGTTCTCATGGGTCTCGTTGGAGTCATTCTGATTTATCAATTGGTCTTAAAGCGGTCTGAGTGGCTGTCTGGTATGTTCTATGGTTTAGTTGGGGTATTTGGTATTGCAGCGATATGGAACCTCGCATCAACGGTCTGGTCTGTGTATCCTGCTTGGACTTTTTACAAATCTGCGGAGTATTTTCTTGATGTCTCCCTATTGGCAGCTATTCTTTCGACTGTGAAAACCCCTGAAGAGTTCAAGAGTTTTTTGGATTGGACATGGATGCTTCTCGCGTTCTTAGCGGGGACCATTTTCCTCGGAGTCCTTCTCTGGCCAGAGGAATCAATCAAGAAAGATATTGGAATGTTTGGCGCTCGTCTCATTGGAGTCTTTCCGGCAGTTTCGGCCAATGGTGTGGGAGATTTAGGCGCAATCCTGGGATGCGTAAGTTTTGCCAGGCTTCTGTTGCGTAAGTCGAGCAGACTTTTCTTTTCCATGTTATTCGTGATCTCTATGATCTTGCTTCTTGCTTCTCAAACACGATCTTCATTGGGAGGGTTCATATTAGGTGCATTTTTGATCATGGTGCTGACAAAACGATTAGGGGTTATTTTCATCATTCCCATAGGTTTTGTCGTAGGTCTCCTGAGTACAGACATTGAGCAAGTCCTACTCCAGTACGTCTTGAGAGGGCAAGACACGGAGTTGTTGCTTTCGGGAACTGGTCGAGTAGGATGGTGGGAATATGCGTGGGAACGTTTTATCGAACAACCTTTTTCAGGGTATGGTGCCTATGCCGCCGGACGTTTTGCTGTGTTACAACAAGCTGGTCTTCAAGAAACTTCAACACTGCACAGTAGTTGGTTAGAAACATTGCTTGGCGTAGGAATTTTTGGAGTTATTTTATTATTACTAGTGCTAATCAGTACTTGGGTCGTTCTTTTGCAAGTTGTCTTTAGCCTGTCACATCACACGCTAGGATATCATTTAGCCATAGAATCCCTCGGAGTGCTTTCTGTTCTGTCAGTTCGCTCTTTCTTTGATTCTCTACTTATTTGGCATCCGGCTTTACCTTTTCTGGCAATCGTGGGACTGGCTGAAATGTTGCGAAGACAACAAAACGGTGTATTTCATGAAAATTTTGCTCGTCCATAACTTTTATCAGCAAAGAGGAGGTGAGGATCAGGCTTTTGAAGAAGAACGTCGACTCCTAAGAAATTATCGTCATCAAGTCATTGATTATACGCTTCACAATAATCAAGTCACGACATACAACAAACGAGAGCTTGTGCATGCTTTAATTTGGAATACGCAGTCTTATCGAGCGCTTCGGAATCTCATTTCCAATGAAAAACCTGACATCATGCATGTCCATAATACATTTCCATTGATATCACCGTCTGCCTACTATGCAGCTAACGCGGAAAAGGTTCCGGTGATTCAAACCCTTCACAATTTTCGGTTGTTGTGTCTCAATGCTACCTTCTTTCGCGAGAATAGGACTTGTGAGGATTGTATGGGAAAGTTATGGCCTTGGCCTGGGATACGACATGCCTGTTACCGCGATGGAAGAGGGCCAAGTAGCGGGGTAGCCACTATGTTAATCGTACATCGCTTATTACGGACCTGGCAAAGAAATGTGAACCTCTTTATTGCCTTGTCTGAGTTTGCAAAAAAAAGATTCGTTGCTGGCGGACTTGAGGAGAACAAAATTGTCGTCAAACCGAACTTCGTTGCCCCTGATCCTGGAACAGGGACAGGGGGCGGTAATTATGCCCTGTATGTTGGGCGCCTATCTCAAGAGAAGGGCATCGAAATGATGCTAGAGTCTTGGCAAAAATTGCAAGGACAACTCTGCCTCAAAATAGTCGGTGAAGGAACCCTAAGCCCAGTAGTGAAGAAAGCTACCGAATGTATTCCTTCCGTAGAGCATCTCGGATACCAATCACACGAAAATGTGCTACATCTTATGAAAGAGGCTCTTTTTTTGGTCTTCCCATCGGAATGCTACGAGAATTTCCCATTAACGATAGCTGAAGCCTACGCAGTGGGTCTACCAGTTGTCGCATGCAACAATGGAAGCATGTCTTCACTGGTCATAGACGGTCAGACAGGCTTACATTTTGAACTTGGGAACACAGATGACTTCCTCAAGAAGATAACTTGGATTTTAGAAAACCCGGGTGAATTGAGAAAAATGCGTATCTTGGCACGAAAAGAATATGTTGAGAAGTATATGGCCGAACAAAATCACGAAATACTCATGAATGTATACAAGCGTGTTGTGATGACAGAATAGGGCATACATTCTTCCTTCTGCCTATGGGAGAATGACAAATTTCCCATCGAGATCCTGCTGTTCGTCTTTCCATTCCGATGCCGTCATAACTTTGTTTAACCAATGAAACTTATTCAGTTCATCATGACTGAAGAACATATAGATATTGTGAGAAAATTGGTTATTACGGCTTGTAAAAAATGAAAGATCTGAATCTAATACCCGAAGACCGGTTTTCCCAGGGCTTAGAATTTGAATATTATCATGGACAAAGAAGTTCTCTATGTCTCTGGGTCCAAAATGCCCATCACCACGGTTTGTCTGTACAGCCAGAATTCCATATGCATTTCTCGTTAAAATATTACCAACAATTTCAACATCTGGAGACCCGGTCACTAAAATTCCAGCGCCATTATGCCCCAGGCGTTCGCCAAATCCGTTCCCTTCTACGATGTTACCTTTGATGACGGCATGATAACTCGCCGAGTGACGAATGCCGGCTCCCTCGTTGAATGCGACACGATTGGCTTCAATATGAGTTGAACGATTTTCTGGATTGGTATAAAGCCCAGGGCCTGTATTGTGATGGATATCATTGCCGATGATGTTCAGCATATTTGTCCATACGAAACGAGCTCCCCCACTTTCCCAATCCCATGCAAATCCTTGAGTATTGTTGTTAGCAATCTCATTACCAATGACTTGAATATTGCGACCACTCCCTCCGACTCCTAGTTGACCATTGTGATGAATGTTATTCTTGAGGACTTTTGTGAAATTGCCGACTCGAATGCCGATTCCATGGTTCAAGCGGATCTCGTTTTCTTGAATCGTCCAGCCATCGGCTAATGGGCCAGAGTGACCGACCCGAGAGTGAACCGCTCCTTCTTGGGCTGGATTGGCGTACTTTTCGATGATGAGCCCTGAGATAAAGACATTTTGAGCCATACCCTCAAACGCATGTCGAATTATACTGGCCTCGACTCTTCGGTTTTTGGGATTATCGGCAAGGTAGATCTTGTCAGCGTCATAGTCGAAAAACCACTTACCAACTTCAAGGTCGGCAAGCTTACTAACTTGAACCAAAGGAACATTATCCAAGAATAGATCCTCGGGATGACGACAGCTCGCTCCAGATAGTTCCAATTGCTCATCACAGAGACCAAACGTTGGTCCTTGTTGAATCTGATTGTCGGCAATCCAGTACTGACCTTGCTGAGTAAAATTTTCGAGCTCTCGTGCCCCAGACAGTATCGAACCAACCTCGCCAATAAACTTATTTCCATTCTTTGGCCGAATGTGCTGTAAACGGTGAATACCGGCTTTCAAAGTAAAGGCAGTACCTTCCGG
The genomic region above belongs to Nitrospirales bacterium and contains:
- a CDS encoding O-antigen ligase family protein; translated protein: MYLIIIFPLVISLILGLLVLSGSLPIIVGGGIVLPIMLGLLIYCFPAILDNVKAVWRQLQWWHILWLLAFFSGFVFRVREAGLARENPLDIWALYRIVLMGLVGVILIYQLVLKRSEWLSGMFYGLVGVFGIAAIWNLASTVWSVYPAWTFYKSAEYFLDVSLLAAILSTVKTPEEFKSFLDWTWMLLAFLAGTIFLGVLLWPEESIKKDIGMFGARLIGVFPAVSANGVGDLGAILGCVSFARLLLRKSSRLFFSMLFVISMILLLASQTRSSLGGFILGAFLIMVLTKRLGVIFIIPIGFVVGLLSTDIEQVLLQYVLRGQDTELLLSGTGRVGWWEYAWERFIEQPFSGYGAYAAGRFAVLQQAGLQETSTLHSSWLETLLGVGIFGVILLLLVLISTWVVLLQVVFSLSHHTLGYHLAIESLGVLSVLSVRSFFDSLLIWHPALPFLAIVGLAEMLRRQQNGVFHENFARP
- a CDS encoding glycosyltransferase, encoding MKILLVHNFYQQRGGEDQAFEEERRLLRNYRHQVIDYTLHNNQVTTYNKRELVHALIWNTQSYRALRNLISNEKPDIMHVHNTFPLISPSAYYAANAEKVPVIQTLHNFRLLCLNATFFRENRTCEDCMGKLWPWPGIRHACYRDGRGPSSGVATMLIVHRLLRTWQRNVNLFIALSEFAKKRFVAGGLEENKIVVKPNFVAPDPGTGTGGGNYALYVGRLSQEKGIEMMLESWQKLQGQLCLKIVGEGTLSPVVKKATECIPSVEHLGYQSHENVLHLMKEALFLVFPSECYENFPLTIAEAYAVGLPVVACNNGSMSSLVIDGQTGLHFELGNTDDFLKKITWILENPGELRKMRILARKEYVEKYMAEQNHEILMNVYKRVVMTE